Sequence from the Egibacter rhizosphaerae genome:
GCTCGCCTCGCGCTTCAGCCCGCAGACCAATGTCTTCCTGCTCGGCCTCCCCGCCAAGCTGCTGGTCGCGTTGGTGCTGGTGTCGACCTCGATCATGCTGTTCCCCGAGGTGATGGGCGGCGTCATGGACCGGATGGAGGAGCTCTTCGAGGTCGGCATCCGCGCCTTCATGCCGTGAATGGGCCGCTTCAAGGCGGCCGTGTTGCGCCGATCGCCGAAGGCGATCGCCTCTAGCAGGGCGGCCGTGTTGCGCCGATCGCCGAAGGCGATCGCCTCTAGCAGGGCGGCCGTGTTGCGCGGATCGCCGAAGGCGATCGCCTCTAGCAGTCCACTCAAGCGTGTCCCTCTGCGGCCGACACCCAACAAGACGCCCCATGGATCGGGGCGGTAGCGGCCACGGACCGGCCGTGCATCGTCGGCGACCCCGACGCTGCCTCCGGACCGGTGGAGTGATCCGTGGCCAAGCAGGAGCAGGGCGAGAAGACCGAGAAGCCCACTCCGCGCCGACGCAACAAGGCGCGCGAGGAGGGGCAGGTCGCGCGCAGCCAGGAGGTCGGCGCCGCCACCAGCCTGCTCGCGGCCGTGCTGGCCGTGGTCATGATCGTGCCCGGCGCGTTCGAGACGCTGCGTGAGACGTCCGCGGCCCTCTGGATCTCCACCGACGGCACCGAGCTCCCGAGCGGTCAGATCCTCGACTTCTTCTGGCGCATCGCGACCACCGCGATCCTGCCGATCGCGGGGATCGCGGCGTTCTTCGGCGTCCTCGCGGGTGCGAGCCAGGTCGGGTTCCGCATCACCCCGAAGGCCGCGAAACCGAAGCTCGACAAGCTCGACCCGCGCAAGGGGCTCGAGAAGCTCAAGCCCAAGCGCGCGGGTTGGGAACTGATCCGGGCGACCACGAAGCTCGGCTTGCTGTTCGCGCTCGCCGCCGGGCCGCTGACGGCCTGGACCGAGTCCATGGGGCAGGGCCGCGGCCTCGGCAGCGGCCTCAGCGCCCTGTCGGACGAGGCGTGGACGCTGCTGATGCGCGCGTTCGCGCTCGCGGTGGTCGTGGCGCTCGCCGACTACCTCTGGCAGCGCCACACGACCGAGAAGAAGCTCAAGATGTCGAAGCACGAGATCAAGCAGGAGCACAAGCAGACCGAGGGTGACCCGCAGATCAAGCAGTCGCGTCGCCAGCGCATGCGCGAGCTGTCGCGCAACCGGATGCTCGCTGACGTGCCGAAGGCCGACGTCGTCGTCACCAACCCCACGCACCTCGCCGTCGCCCTGCGCTACTCGCCCGACGAGGCGGCGCCGCGGGTCGTCGCGAAGGGTGCCGACCACCTCGCCGAGAAGATCCGAACCATCGCCTACCGCCACGGGGTGACCGTGACCGAGGACAAACCGCTCGCGCAGACGCTGTACCGCAAGTGCAAGGTGGGTCAGCTCGTCCCCGCCGCGCTCTACGAAGCGGTCGCGGTCGTGCTGGCACTCGCCTACCGGCGCACGGGGCGTCGCGCGACCGCGGGGGCCGGCCGATGAGCAACTCCGTGAAGGATCCGGCGGGAGGCCTCTCGGCCGGCCCGAAGCTCGCCCGGGCGCTGGTGCCGCTCGTCGTCATCGCCGCCGTGCTGATGATGGTGGTGCCGATCCCCGCGGTCGGCATCGACGTGCTGCTCGCGGCCAACCTGACGTTGGGGATCCTCGTGATCCTCGCGGTCATCACGCTGCGCGACAGCCTCGACTTCAGCGTCTTCCCGTCGCTCTTGCTCATGGCGACGCTGATCAGGCTCGCGTTGAACGTCTCGACGACGCGGCTGATCCTGCTGGACGGGTACGCGGGTCAGGTCGTGGACACGTTCGGCTCGTTCGTGGTGGGCGGCTCGGTGATCGTCGGGCTCGTGGTGTTCCTGATCATCGTCATCGTGCAGTTCGTCGTGATCACGTCGGGTGCCGGCCGCGTGGCCGAGGTGGCGGCGCGGTTCACCCTCGACGCGATGCCCGGGAAGCAGATGGCGATCGACGCCGACCTGTCGGCCGGCCTGATCGACGAGAAGGAGGCGCAATCCCGCCGCGAGCGCATCAGCCAGGAGGCCGACTTCTTCGGCGCGATGGACGGTGCGAGCAAGTTCGTCAAGGGCGACGCGATCGCGGGCATCGTGATCGTCGCGATCAACCTGGTCGGTGGCTTCGCGATCGGCATGGCCCAGATGGGCATGGGCTTCGAGGAGGCGATCAGCACCTACAGCCTGCTCACCGTGGGTGACGGCCTCGTCAGCCAGATCCCGGCGCTGCTCATGTCGCTGGCCACCGGGCTGCTCGTCACCCGCATCCGCCGGGGCGACGACCTGGGGCCGGCGCTCGGCATCCAGGTGTTCGGCAACCGCCGCGCGCTGCGTATCGGCGCGGCCGCCGTCGCCCTCATCGGGATGCTGCCCGGTCTCCCGCTGGTCCCGTTCTTCGCGATCGCGGGTGGGCTCTACCTGTTGTCCACGCGGGCACGAGACGGTTCGGCGGAGGGCGCCGACGACGCGTCGTCCGGGGAGTCGAAGGGCTCCTCGGGTCAAGCCAAGGTCGAGGGGGACTCCGACGACCCCGAGGCGTTGATCGGGCGGATGCGCGTCGAGCCGCTCGAGTTGCACCTGTCCTACGACATCCTCGACCTCATCGACGCAGACCGAGGCGGCGACCTGCTCGAGCGCGTGCGCAGCCTCCGGCAGCAGATCGCGATGGAGCTCGGTGTGGTGATGCCGTTCGTGCGCACCCGCGACGACGTGTCGCTGCCCCAATCCACCTACTCGATCCACCTGCACGGCGTGGAGGTCGCACGCGGCACCGCCCCGCAGGACCGGGCGCTGGCGCTGCCGGCGGGCGACGGCACCGAGCTGCGCAGCCTCTCGGGGGAGGAGACCACCGAGCCCGTCTTCGGTCTGCAGGCCTACTGGATCCCCTCGGGGGCTCGGTCCTCGGCGTCGGCGACCGGCGCGACCGTCGTCGACCGGTCGGCGGTGCTCGTCACCCACTTGGCCGAGGTGGTGCGCGCCAGCGCCGCGGACCTGCTGAGCCGCCAGCAGGTGCAGATGCTCATCGAGAGCCTGCGCAGCGACGAGCCCCTCCTGGCCGGCGAGGTCGGGACCGACCAACTCACCTACGCCCAGCTGCACGCGGTGCTGCGTGGCCTGCTCGCCGAGCGGATCCCGGTTCGGGACATCGCTCGGATCGTCGAGGCCGTCAGCACGAAGGGTCGGGAGACCCAGTCGGTCGAGCAGCTCGTCGGCGCGGCGCGGACCGCCATCGGGGCGCAGGTGGCCGCGCGCGTCGCGCCCGACCGGCGGCTCGCGGTCGCGACCCTGGATCCCGGATTCGAGGCGGCGCTGCACGAGCAGGTCCGGGAGGTCGACGGCACCGCCCATCTGGCGGTCGACCCGCAGCGCCAGCAGGCGCTGCTCGAGGGCGCCCGGCACGCCCAGGGCGCCGCGGAGCACGAGGACCGCCCCGTCGCGATCGTCTGCTCCCAGGGGATCCGGGGTCCGCTCCGTCGCACGCTCGCCGCCGGCGGCGTCGATCTGCCCGTCCTCGCGTACCCCGAGCTGCCCTCGTCGTTCGAGCTCACTCAAATCGGTGTGATCGGAGATGCCCATGTCCCGTCGTCGTGAGCCCAATCCCGTCCCCGACCTGGTCACGGTCGAGGGACGGACCCCTCAGGAGGCGCTCGAGGCGGTGGCCCAGCGCTTCGGTCCCGACGCCGACATCGTGGGTGCGAGCAAGGTGCTCCGCGGGGGCATCGCCGGCTTCTTCGCACGGGAGCTCGTGCAGTTGCGCGTGCAGCGGCAGCAGCCTTCGGGGACGCCGCACGACGGTGCGCCGACGCCCGCCGAGGGGGAGGCGACCGGCGCTGGACAGCCCGACGCGTCGGCCGCCGCTGCGCCCACATCGCCGCGCGAGGAGTCGGGAGATTGGTCGCCCAGCGACGGCGCCCGACACAACCCGGCGGTCCAGCGCCTGCTGTCCGAGTTGAGCGAGCACGAGGGCGAGCGCGAGCGCTTCTTCGCGAGCGCGCTGCAGCGGGAGCTCGATGGCGCACCCGAGGAGGAGGTGGCGTCGGACGAGGAGGTGGCGTCGGAGGGGACCAGCGAGTCGCCCCTTGCCGCGGCGTCGCCGGCGGAGGCTCCCGACACCGGTGGAGACGAGACCGATGGCCCCGCCGAGGCCGCTTCCGACGGAGGGGCCGCGGGCAGTCTGCGCTCGCAGCACGGTCGCGCGGCCTATGCGGCCTCCTACGCGGCCGCCGGGACACCGGACTCGCCACCGGAGCACGTTGCGAGCGTGGCGTCCGAGACGACCCTCGCCGAGGCTCTCCAGCCGGAGGCGGCGGACCCAGCATCCGTACAGGCGCCCCTTGGTGTCGAGGCGGCCGATCCGGTACCCGCGCAGGCGCTCCGCGGCGCCGAGGCCTTGACGACCGGGTCGCACAGCGAACGCGGGGCTGGCCCGCGGTTGCGGTCGGAACCGATGCAGGCGCCGACGTGCGGGCTCCGCGAGGCTCTCGAGCCTGCTGCGCAGCACCCGACCGATACCGGGCAAGGCGGGCCCGAGGAGCTCTCGGACACCGAGCAGGTGCGCAGCCCCGCCGAGCCGGTCGAGCCGGCCAAGCCCGCCGAGCCCGCCGAGCCCGCCGAGCCCGCCGAGCCTGCCGAGCCGGTCGAGCCGGCCAAGCCCACCGCCACGAGCGGTGGAGCCTTGCAGACCGAGGGAGTCGCGCCGAGCCGCCCGGCTCGCGCCGCACGGCGCGGCACCGAGGTGCCGCCCCCATCGTGGGAGCCTCCGGCGGTTGCTGGCCCGGAGCGGCGGGTCCGCTGGGACGCCGAGCACCTGGCCGGGCTCGGGTTGCCGACGCGCCTTCTCGAGCCGCTCGTGGACCCCACCGACGATCTGGGCAACTTCCAGGCCGTCGCCGCGGCGGTCTCGACGTTGTGCCGCCCGCTGCCCCGTGGTGAGGTCGCGCTCGTGGGGCCCCGCGCCGGCGACCTCGCCCCCGCCCTGGGATTGCCGCTCGTGAAGTCGCCCGGACCGGCCCCCGACGGCTCGTTCGCCACGGCCGGTGGCGCGCGGGAGCGGGGATGGCTGGCCTGGTACCGCGGCCGGCGCTGGCTGCATCTCGTGGTGGGAGGGCGTCCCGACCAGTGGGAGCCCCTCCTCCTCGACGAACCGCTCGCCGTCAGCTGGTCGCGCCCGGAGGACCTGCCGATCGCCCTGGAGCTCGCTGCCGAGCACGGGCTCGTCCTGGGCTACTGCCGGGATCGGACGAAGGCGCCACGCCGCGCGTCGGCCATCGACGTCGCGTTCACGATCCGTGAGCTCGCCGAGACCGGGACCGGCGAGACCGCCGATGCCGGCCCGGCCGCCGCCGAGCCGATCGACCAGCCCACGGTCGCGGCGGTCGAGGCGACCGGTGAGGGTCGCTGATGGACGTGGGTCCCCTCCGCCGAATGATCGGGGCGCTCGGGCTCATCGGGCTCGCGCCCACCGCGTGGCTGCTGATCACGGGTGGCATCTCGCCGCCCACGGCCGCGATTCGGGGGCTGGCCACGCTCGTCGCGGTGGTCCTGGTGGGGCGGCTCGTCGGGGCCGTCGTTCGCGGCCTCGCCGGGCGGGTCGAGGCGAACGGCCACACCACCACTGCCCCCGCCCGCGGCCCGTCCGCCCAGGACGGTCGGCCCGCCGACCCGTCGCGTCGGGCCGGGAGGGCCGCGCGTCGAAGCCGGGGCGACCGCGAGGGGGCAGGGTCGACCGAGGAGGGGTCAGCCGCCCGTGGCGGGGACGCGGATGCCGAGACCGCCGTGTCCGGCCGCGGCCGCTGATCCGCATCGGTTCCGTCCGACCACTGAACCGGCGGGCCGTTCCGCCGACGGAGCACTCCGAGGCGGGGGATCGAAATCGAACCCGTCAGACCTGAGCGCCCCTCGTTGACGGAGCGATGTGATGAGCGAGATCGACGAAGTCGTCGGTGAGTTCCTCGTGGAGAGCCACGAGAGCCTCGACCGGCTGGACCGGGACCTTCTGGCGCTCGAGAACGACCCCGCCGACGCCCAGGCACTGGAACGGATCTTCCGGGACCTGCACACGATCAAGGGCACGTGCGGGTTCCTCGGGTTCGCGATCCTCGAGTCGGTCGCTCACTCGGGTGAGAACCTTCTCGGCAAGCTCCGCGACGGCGAGATGGCCGTCGACGAGGAGATCGCCACGGCGCTCCTGCGCACCGTCGATGCGATCCGGGAGCTGCTGGGGGAGATCGAACGCAGCGGCGCCGAAGGCAACGACGACTACGTCGAGCTCGTCAATGTCCTCGTCGCGCTGCAGGCCGGCGACCGGGGGGTCGTCGAGGGCCTCGAGCCCGCACCGGCAGCCCCCGTCGCCGACCGGTCCGCGGAGGCCCACGACGAGGCCTCCGTTGACCTCGCACCCTCGGCCACCGAGACCAGCGAGACGTCCGAGGCGCCGGAGGTGCTCGAACAGCGCGGCGGCTCGGTGGCCGACAGCTCGATCCGCGTCGACGTGAGCCTGCTCGACGACCTCATGAACCTCGTCGGGGAGCTGGTGCTCGCGCGCAACCAGATCGTGCAGCTCGCCGGCGACGGCCAGGAGGGTGACCTCACCGGGGCGAGCCAGCGGCTGAACCTCGTGACGACCGAGTTGCAGGAAGGGGTCATGAAGACCCGGATGCAGCCGATCGGCAACGTCTGGAACCGCTTCCCCCGAGTCGTCCGCGACCTCGCCCTCGAGTGCGGCAAGCAGGTGCGTGTCGAGATGGAGGGCAAGGAGACCGAGCTCGACAAGACGATCATCGAGGCGATCAAGGACCCGCTCACCCACCTGGTCCGCAACTCGGTCGACCACGGCATCGAGACGCCGGAGGATCGTGAGCGGGCCGGCAAGCCCGCCGAGGGTCGTTTGCACCTGCGCGCCTTCCACGAGGGCGGGCAGGTCAACATCGAGATCTCCGACGACGGCGGGGGCATCGATCCCGAGAAGATCGCGAACAAGGCCGTCGACAAGGGCATCATCACGCGTGACCAGGCCTCGGGGATGAGCGAGCGTGAGGCCGTCGCGCTCGTCTTCCACCCCGGCTTCTCGACCGCCGAGCAGGTCACGAACGTCTCCGGCCGCGGCGTCGGGATGGACGTCGTGAAGAGCAACATCGAGAAGATCGGCGGGACCGTCGACATCGCGAGCGAGCTGGGGGAGGGCACGACCTTCAAGGTCAAGATCCCCCTGACCCTCGCGATCATCCCCGCGCTGGT
This genomic interval carries:
- a CDS encoding EscU/YscU/HrcU family type III secretion system export apparatus switch protein, which gives rise to MAKQEQGEKTEKPTPRRRNKAREEGQVARSQEVGAATSLLAAVLAVVMIVPGAFETLRETSAALWISTDGTELPSGQILDFFWRIATTAILPIAGIAAFFGVLAGASQVGFRITPKAAKPKLDKLDPRKGLEKLKPKRAGWELIRATTKLGLLFALAAGPLTAWTESMGQGRGLGSGLSALSDEAWTLLMRAFALAVVVALADYLWQRHTTEKKLKMSKHEIKQEHKQTEGDPQIKQSRRQRMRELSRNRMLADVPKADVVVTNPTHLAVALRYSPDEAAPRVVAKGADHLAEKIRTIAYRHGVTVTEDKPLAQTLYRKCKVGQLVPAALYEAVAVVLALAYRRTGRRATAGAGR
- a CDS encoding flagellar biosynthesis protein FlhA, with the translated sequence MSNSVKDPAGGLSAGPKLARALVPLVVIAAVLMMVVPIPAVGIDVLLAANLTLGILVILAVITLRDSLDFSVFPSLLLMATLIRLALNVSTTRLILLDGYAGQVVDTFGSFVVGGSVIVGLVVFLIIVIVQFVVITSGAGRVAEVAARFTLDAMPGKQMAIDADLSAGLIDEKEAQSRRERISQEADFFGAMDGASKFVKGDAIAGIVIVAINLVGGFAIGMAQMGMGFEEAISTYSLLTVGDGLVSQIPALLMSLATGLLVTRIRRGDDLGPALGIQVFGNRRALRIGAAAVALIGMLPGLPLVPFFAIAGGLYLLSTRARDGSAEGADDASSGESKGSSGQAKVEGDSDDPEALIGRMRVEPLELHLSYDILDLIDADRGGDLLERVRSLRQQIAMELGVVMPFVRTRDDVSLPQSTYSIHLHGVEVARGTAPQDRALALPAGDGTELRSLSGEETTEPVFGLQAYWIPSGARSSASATGATVVDRSAVLVTHLAEVVRASAADLLSRQQVQMLIESLRSDEPLLAGEVGTDQLTYAQLHAVLRGLLAERIPVRDIARIVEAVSTKGRETQSVEQLVGAARTAIGAQVAARVAPDRRLAVATLDPGFEAALHEQVREVDGTAHLAVDPQRQQALLEGARHAQGAAEHEDRPVAIVCSQGIRGPLRRTLAAGGVDLPVLAYPELPSSFELTQIGVIGDAHVPSS
- a CDS encoding chemotaxis protein CheW, which codes for MSEIDEVVGEFLVESHESLDRLDRDLLALENDPADAQALERIFRDLHTIKGTCGFLGFAILESVAHSGENLLGKLRDGEMAVDEEIATALLRTVDAIRELLGEIERSGAEGNDDYVELVNVLVALQAGDRGVVEGLEPAPAAPVADRSAEAHDEASVDLAPSATETSETSEAPEVLEQRGGSVADSSIRVDVSLLDDLMNLVGELVLARNQIVQLAGDGQEGDLTGASQRLNLVTTELQEGVMKTRMQPIGNVWNRFPRVVRDLALECGKQVRVEMEGKETELDKTIIEAIKDPLTHLVRNSVDHGIETPEDRERAGKPAEGRLHLRAFHEGGQVNIEISDDGGGIDPEKIANKAVDKGIITRDQASGMSEREAVALVFHPGFSTAEQVTNVSGRGVGMDVVKSNIEKIGGTVDIASELGEGTTFKVKIPLTLAIIPALVIGAAGDRFAIPQISLLELVRLEGEAARQGIEYIHGAPVHRLRGRLLPIVHLDEQLGDKDPSAHRDDEVLNIVVLQADDTEFGLVVDEISDTEEIVVKPLGQQLKQIPLFAGATIMGDGKVALILDVLGLAHRSQVVSEARERGLLRDLDDVAAVEAGSQTLLLVALGDDRRAAVPLSEVNRLEEFTADAIERSGHQEVVQYRGEIMPLLRLGELLGYGFESAGDGPLNVVVHTRGGRSVGLLVGQILDIADQRVDIDGGREHGALLGTTVIHDRVTDVVDIGSLVASSGALDDRSPVAV